In the genome of Plasmodium gaboni strain SY75 chromosome 2, whole genome shotgun sequence, the window tatcatagACCAgaatgaaataataaaaaataaggaCCCTTTGAATTGTCATAGCACAAAAGAAGAAAccgaaaaaaaaatgaaaaaaaataatacaaaaaatatatcacACAATTTTGAGATATTACAAGAagaaatgaataaaataaaaaaagaacatGAGATAGAAGAAAGAGAGCTaccttttttattatctgACGAAGAATCTCATGATATGttcaataaatatatatatccaaatgatatatgtctattaaataataaaaaattgaatgatttaaatgtaaaaaatatgcaacaagaaaataatgatgaaaataaagatttaaatgtattattattaagaaataataaagatgaagaagataCAAATACTAAAATTATTTGTGAACATATATCCTTagataattttataaataataataataatatgattaatataaataattgCAAGTTAGATATAAAAGAAGAGgataaaaatttatatacacCCTTACATACAAACAAAATTAAAGAACTAGAAgaagaaattaataaacaaaaattgttaatcaaaaaaaaagaaatagaaattattaattcTCCTATAGGtattaaatttaaagatatatttgGAAATTTTCAAGATATaaacaattaaaaaaaaatatataaatataaatatatatatataaatatatatatatatatatatatatatgtgtatttgtttttttttttttttttttttttttttttatttttaatttctatattaataataattcaatGTATTGTCAAAAAGTACCATATaatcatatgaatatttctcatattcttttttttcaaattcCAAAAGATTTATTCCTTTATAATGAtctaaaaaataaagtaaatatatatatatatatatatatatatatttatatatatatatatttatatatatttatatatttatatgttatatttaatttattattgGTACCCTTANNNNNNNNNNNNNNNNNNNNNNNNNNNNNNNNNNNNNNNNNNNNNNNNNNNNNNNNNNNNNNNNNNNNNNNNNNNNNNNNNNNNNNNNNNNNNNNNNNNNNNNNNNNNNNNNNNNNNNNNNNNNNNNNNNNNNNNNNNNNNNNNNNNNNNNNNNNNNNNNNNNNNNNNNNNNNNNNNNNNNNNNNNNNNNNNNNNNNNNNNNNNNNNNNNNNNNNNNNNNNNNNNNNNNNNNNNNNNNNNNNNNNNNNNNNNNNNNNNNNNNNNNNNNNNNNNNNNNNNNNNNNNNNNNNNNNNNNNNNNATATATTGCCTGTgcaaatatatattccatGGCGACATttctatttatttttgaaaatattaaataaagggtagataatattatattaataaagaagagagttaatataaataaaatatttatatatttatatcttaaagatataaatagacaaataaaatacaaaattaatttaactgttatttctttaatgtgagaaaaaaaaaggaaattaTCTAATcttgtattttttatcaaattatttccaataattattttatttaatgataaaggagaattcatatatataattaattttataattaatgatgatataacAGATATAGATTCTGATACATAATTTGttttgttatttatattttcaatattattcttattatcatcatcttttcttttttttatatttttcttgtatttatatgtgATATATCTTCTTCCTAGTAGCATgtagataaaaatatatagatcTGCAAGGAATAAATAAACCTATTAATTcaattataaaaatatatatatatatatatatatatatatatgtatttatttatatgtgaatatataattattatgtatcATTAAGTATCACAGTTTACAGTGtgatataattttatgataataGGTATGCATATTTACAGTggatttattttttttattttatttttttaatttttttactagatatataaaaaccAATAAGACGATGGCTATATTCTTACTTctattaaaataattcaGAAAATCGTAGGATGGATTGTATTGAGACATTATGATTAACACGAATGTATATGAAAGCATATTGAAAAAGTGAAGGATTGGCATAAATATAGCATCAAAAAAAGATgaagtaaatatatatagaataaatgaagataatgtatatgatataataataataaaattaattttaagTATTACACATGactttataatattaaaattatgattataagtaaattcatatatacatttattaaataaatcatCAAAATGAAATGTATATGTAATAACAAGAATAGTAATTTTTATAgctataaaaataaaaaagaaaaaaataataaaaaaataccTCATTGAATATTTCTCaatattatctatataacatgatatatattttttaaagcTTATTCCgttatattttaaaaaataaaaatataaagacgtttttattttttcataattaaAATGGTTTATTCTGTTGTAATGCATATAATCTATTTcgtttatatttataatatcacTAAATCGGCTAGTATaagcaaaaaaaaatttatcaGATTGGATTATTTTATCAGATGGgattatattatcaaaatatatatttttattagaATGAATATCCATTTTGTCTATATCCTTACTACTACCACATTTTTTCTTGCTACTTTTAGTTTCTATATCtttatttgaaaataaagGTACATCttgaaatttttttttttttttataatcgTCTACATTTGTGctatttttatgtatatttttttttgtttgtttttttttttttttatgattatGATATTTGGATTTCCTATAAATTCTTGCTCCGTGTATTATGATGAAGCagatattttttatcatgAATAAAAGAGAGCCTATGTCAAAAAGGAAAGGATTCGCATATTAGttatatgttaaaaaaatatatatatatatatatatatataaatatattcatatatatatatattcatatatttatttatttatgtgtgctttattttttattattacatgATACAGTTTGTAGCATTACAAATAGGAGGAGACGAGATAAGAAAAAAGATATGTCGGTTAAAAGAAAActatatatacttatatattttaaacaTGACATAGCATCTCCTGCAATTTTAGAGAAGCATTTTTGtttcttaatttttttttttttagatgtattattattataatatatatccgaattaatatatttatatgaatcattattagataataaatgattgttatatttgtttatattaataatgttAGATGtcttaatatatttataaatattattttcatcttgattattgtatatattatatttatttgagttataattgtatatatgGTCCTCATTATTTTGTAGATTATTATGTAATGATGATTTGTGTTTCATAAATTTTctattaatatcattttgttGAATTCTTAAAATCGATGAGATTTCTTCATAAGAATAATTCGGGAAGGAATATGCATGTAgtgatatatttaaagatATCAAGACACCATATGTTATAAATACAActtcaaatatatttatagttgaattataaaaatgtaatattttatttttatttaaaattttgtctgaaaaaatatgtgtgtctttaaataaatatatttcatcCTTTAGACggaaataatataaaaaaaaataagaataagaagaataaaaaaattgagATATATCAATAAAATCAATAGAAACATGAGttataattaaaaagaataatatatgcTCGATGCTAATcttatgtatatttaaaatataaaaatcggttatataaaataaaagtatataaaCTAAAATAGTAATAAGAATGCATATTGTAACAATCATAAGTTTTTTGTTGAATGTATTATAGTATGTTGAGATGTAAGAATAAGCATAGTcgttatatatattataataattagAAATAAAAACACTATTATAAGCATCATtaatattgtttatattgttaatattgttaaaattgttgatattattatttttgctgtttattatatattgaggaaatgataaaaaatatattatcgttatttttgttactatgctatatatatatattatatacatttgcatattatttatagaCCTTATAAGATAATATGCTAAACATATTAGTAATAAAATGTCTActaacaataaaaatattttatttatatttatattagatgataataaaaattcttgtaat includes:
- a CDS encoding putative membrane protein (conserved Plasmodium membrane protein, unknown function) produces the protein MKGIILFLKIILFMIFSLQEFLLSSNININKIFLLLVDILLLICLAYYLIRSINNMQMYIIYIYSIVTKITIIYFLSFPQYIINSKNNNINNFNNINNINNINDAYNSVFISNYYNIYNDYAYSYISTYYNTFNKKLMIVTICILITILVYILLFYITDFYILNIHKISIEHILFFLIITHVSIDFIDISQFFYSSYSYFFLYYFRLKDEIYLFKDTHIFSDKILNKNKILHFYNSTINIFEVVFITYGVLISLNISLHAYSFPNYSYEEISSILRIQQNDINRKFMKHKSSLHNNLQNNEDHIYNYNSNKYNIYNNQDENNIYKYIKTSNIININKYNNHLLSNNDSYKYINSDIYYNNNTSKKKKIKKQKCFSKIAGDAMSCLKYISIYSFLLTDISFFLSRLLLFVMLQTVSCSLLFMIKNICFIIIHGARIYRKSKYHNHKKKKKQTKKNIHKNSTNVDDYKKKKKFQDVPLFSNKDIETKSSKKKCGSSKDIDKMDIHSNKNIYFDNIIPSDKIIQSDKFFFAYTSRFSDIININEIDYMHYNRINHFNYEKIKTSLYFYFLKYNGISFKKYISCYIDNIEKYSMRYFFIIFFFFIFIAIKITILVITYTFHFDDLFNKCIYEFTYNHNFNIIKSCVILKINFIIIISYTLSSFILYIFTSSFFDAIFMPILHFFNMLSYTFVLIIMSQYNPSYDFLNYFNRSKNIAIVLLVFIYLVYLFLADLYIFIYMLLGRRYITYKYKKNIKKRKDDDNKNNIENINNKTNYVSESISVISSLIIKLIIYMNSPLSLNKIIIGNNLIKNTRLDNFLFFSHIKEITVKLILYFICLFISLRYKYINILFILTLFFINIILSTLYLIFSKINRNVAMEYIFAQAIY